TGGCAATATTTGTCAACTGGCGTCAGTTGGGACTATTTTTTGGCTAACGttggttgagtctatttttcagtcgatgttggctagatttttttaCCAACGTTAGCTAGGGTTTGTTTGGTCGACATCGACTAGGGTCTTTTCGAATGACATTAACCAAAGCTATTTTTAACCAATGCCTGCCTAAAAAATCCTAGCAGGCGTTGCCAAAAAATCCACCCaatattggctaaaaaatagcttgatCGATGTCGACTAATAGAACCTACTCGATGTTGGCTTAAAAATATCAATGGTCAATGTTGGTCGAAAAATCCCTGGTcaaagttggctaaaaaatagcccaGACCAATGTCAGACAAAAAATCATACCCAACATCGGCTATAAAATAGCCTTGGCTAATGTTGCCTAAAAAGCCAATAAATGTATGATGTACtccatatttatcaatgcaacacGTGTTTTCTATCCTATATATtgtcttttcttatttatatttcatgcaTTACTCATCTTTATATTATGTTAGGGGTTAAATGCTTGACAGAGGGTaactcttaataaaaatataaagaaaatatgcatGTATCAGTTTTAGGGATTAGGCGCTCGACagaggataacttctaataaaacaaaaagaaaatatatcataataaaatcattgctagacataggaTGATAacattatgcccatgcattaAATCACACATCTAGAATCAAAGttttatgcattttatctattgaatctttgcaaaggtatttggaagataggtaggtaaaataggcttgtcatcgtgaggcatcaTGGGCAAATAATcgaatagatgtgggtaggataaattcacctaattgataaagaaaaatctaaaatccATACATCCTAGGGAAACAATGCATGTTAGGTCCTAACATTCTCATTCTATTGAAttctctaattaattattttgctttctattattttctctaCCATTAGTTGTTATCTATTACTattcttttacttattttacaACACTATTTATTTCTTCCCTTACGAAttgaaaattatacaataaaagtacaaaacaaagtccctgtggaatttgacactcggacttccgagtttTACTACTTGGACATTTGATGCACTTGCCAAACCGTTaaaagtttttggcgccgttgtcggGGATTTTGTCTTCGTACATGGTTGCCATACATTTTCAATTTGTAAGCaataattcttttattctttattttacaatttttcttttccatttttttcttccataattTGAACGATAGTGCTTGTTTTTGTGTATGCGAGGTAGAACTTCCGGTGTCCCTGAAACTGCTATACGccttaatttcttttctttttctttagcaGGGGAAGAAAAAAGGCGGCTACACTCCTTTAAGGGTAATAGCTTGTGGACTTGGGATGAAGTCATAGAAAActtcctaaagaaatacttcctaGAGTCAAAGACTACTGAAGGGAAGATGGAAATATCTTCATTCCATCAATTTCCTTATGTATCCCTCAGTGAGGCGCTTGACCGTTTCCATGGACTACTCAAAAAGACGCCTACACATGGGTACAGTTAGTCAATGCAACTAAACATCTTTATAGATGGCCTACGACCACAATCAAAGCAACTCCTTGACGCATCCGCAAGGGGAAAATCAAGCTGAAGACACCAGAAGAGGCAATGGAGCTTATAGAAAACATGGCAGCCAATGATCACGCCATCCTTTGTGATCGAGCGTACATGCCAACAAAGAGATACCTTCTAGAACTCATAGCCCAAGAAGCAACTTTGGCCCAGAACAAGCTATTATCTCAGCAGATAGAGGCCCTAACGGAGACCCTTTGCAAGCTTTCGCAACAACTACAAGTGGTGAGTCCCTCTCACTCTTTAATCATGCAAATAGGGGGATGCCACATCTACGGAAGAGCACATGAGCCAGGGCAATGCATAGCGCAAGAAGATTCTTCTAGGGGGTATAAACTACATGGGAGCTCAAAATTGCCACAAATTCCAAGGCTACAACCAAGGAGGATCATCGGGATTCAACCAAGGGAGAAATTTCACACAGGGCTCAAGCTAAAGGAATCATCCAGGGAACCAATTCAACAAGGAGCATGGAAGTCAACCAGCCCAAAATTCCAACCAAGGGATAGATCTTTATGAGAAGACTAGTAGGCTTGAGGAGACACTGAATCAATTCATGCAGATATCCATGTCCAACCATATGAGCACAGAAGCCTCCATCAAGAACCTAGAAATACAAGTGGGGCAATTAGCCTAACAAATAGCCGAAAGACCCACCAACACCTTTGGAgcaaccacaaaaaaaaaacttgaaagagGAATGTAAGGAGTTTTTGACTAGAAGTTAGAAGAGAGCACaaggagaggaagagaaaattGAAGGAGACCAGTCTGAGGAAGGAAGGGTAGACAAAGAAGGggagaaagaggaagaagagaaagaagaagaaaataagttcTTAACCTCCAAGACCAAAAACCAACTAGCCTAAAAGGCTAGGAAAAAAGACCCATCAGCCTCTCTAAAGGATCCCCCATATCCTTTGGTGCCATCAAAGAAGAATAAGGAGCATTACTTCAAGCATTTCTTGGAGATATTCAAAGGGCTGGACATGACCATGTCATTTGGGGAAGCCTTACAACAAATGCCTCTCTACACCAAATTCATGAAGGAAATCCTCACCAAGAAGGGGAAGTACATTGATAGTGAAAACATTATGGTGGGAGGCTACTGTAGTGTAGTGACACAGAGGAAGCTGCCCGAGAAATTTAAGGACCCCGGGAGCGTGACAATCCCTTGCACCATAGGGAATGATTCAGTAGGGAAGGCTCTCATTGACTTAGGAGCAAGCATCAACTTGATGCCATTCTCAATGTGTAGGAGAATTGGAAACCTAAAGATAGACCCTACCAAGATGACGCTCCAGCTAGCAGATCGATCAATCACCAAACCATACGGGGTAGTGGAAGATGTCTTGGTCAAAGTCTGCCATTTTACTTTCTCGATAGATTTTGTCATCATAGACATAGAAGAAGATGCAGAAATTCTTTTTATCCTAGGCAAACCCTTCATGCTAACTGCCAACTTTGTGGTAGATATGGGGAATGACAATCTAAAAATGAGTATCGACGACCAAAAGGTAaccttcaatattttttaagaaattaaatgccCAGGAAAAGATAGGAGGTGCTTCAAGGTGGAGGGGGTAGATAAAGAAGACATCGGTATTCTCCAAACTACACAAACATCATTGGATAAAGCTCTAATCAATGTTATGGATTATCTACCCAGTGAAGAGGAGAAAGATCTAAGGTCTTGCTTGGAAGACTTAGATCACAAAGGAAACATTCTTGCCAAGGGGACCAATTGTGAAGAATTGAAAAGTAGGAATCCATCTGAGAAGACCAAGTTGGTCTCATGAAAATGTCGAGCAGTGCCTACTCTAAAAGGGGATTCCACCTAGGATTTTCCCTCGCTCCACTTCAGAAAATGTCACCCCAACATACTATGCCCCACCACTTGTTGTCCGTCGCCAACCATCCCCCACCTCAATCCTGATGGACCAACATAGTCAGATGCTTCAGTTCATCTACCAAGGCCAACAAATCATTGCCCATGGTCTTTGCAGACTCTCCATACACCTAGGGATGGACCCACCACTGACAACCCCGGAGGCCTTCATCCAGCAAGTTTCTTAGCTAGAAGGCCAGCCATCTACTGATGGGGGGAAGGGGTGAGCCCTCTGAGATCATAAAGACTACTGAGGCTAGAGTTAGGAATGACATCATGGCAAAATTGGCAGCTGCTGATTGGGGCCCACGGCTAGAATTGGGTTGAGgaagcaaaaaaataataaaaaataataaaataataaaataaattaaaataaaagtaatttaataaataaaaaaataagcttCATCtgtagataatttttatttcaattcagTCACTAtgtctttagttttattttctctcaaataattCCATGATATTTATGAGGCACTGTTGCTaaggctttttttttaaagggcTTAAACACTTGAAATGTTGCATACCAGTTTCATGGAAATGCTGGTTCCATGAAGGCCAGCGTCAGTCAAGTAGTGGAGTATGAATCAcaacaaagagagaaaatgttAGTCTGTCTTAAAGAAATCATGGTGTTGTAAGccaacaattttattttgtccCGGTGAGTTGTGTGAACTTATTTGTGAGAGAacgtttgtttttaatttcccaATTTTGCATCATCCTTAGATTGTTATATTGATTACATGGAATGGAAatgatcaaggccatgtttcttattatttttagccacctagccaaaaagccaacctTTGATGATAAATTATCCCTTGCACCATAATTGAgccaaatttgataattatttttctataaagaCCCTAACCATATTTTTTCCTGATATCCATGACCTTGTTTTAaggttctaagagagcataagGGTTTTAGTCATGATATACCCCTAATTTGGGGGAGGGTTAGGATAAATATCATCTTAGGAAGGTAAAAACAACGCTCAATAAGGCaccctcaaataaaaaaaagctaatAAACCCAACggtgttttcttaaaaaaaaggcaGAAAATAAATAGGTGCCATTAGTGCTGAGGCTGAAAGACAAATAAACCTAGGTTGAATAAGTGTAAGTTTTTCTAGGATAAATGCTCTCTTATAACCCTAATTTTTGAAATCCTAGAAAATTATAGATTCTTGATTAGCTAGTAACCAACTCTATCTCCATGTTGCTTATGCTTCCATTACAAGATCGTGGCCAATGCAAGAAGACCCAACTGAAGGGATTTGAAAAATTGCAACTATTAAAAGTGTTGGAGCATTCAAAGCCCACTCTTATGTTTATTTTTGCTTGTGGACAAGCAAAGCTTTTAATTTAGGggattttgataactgctaaataaaatatgtttttttatgaaaataaagttaaaatatctgtaaaaataattatttaacagtTATCCATGCTTAATTGTTAGGAATTGATGTTTTTTGTTTATGGctgcagatataaaaaaatggagggattaaaagcaaaaggatgcaaaaaataaaaaataaaaagatgaagaTTTTAGCATCAGGTCCAGCCCAAGACGCACTCAGCGCACagcacgcgctaagcgcgaaaaTAGGAACCTGCACTAAGTGAGCAgagtgcgctaagcgcgagtacGCAGGCCCAAGTCCACTCTAGCAACTATAAAAAGGGAGTCAAGCCAAAGGGAAAAGACACACCGAGTCTTAGAATACTCTCACACATACCCAAAGCCTGAGAACTCTTCTTTAGGGAATTCTCTTCTCTCTCGTCATTTTTTCTATTCCCTTCTTCCATCCCTTCTCCTCCACTAATTCTTATAACTCCATTTCAGTGTATGGTCCTCAATGGCCATGGGAGGCTAAACTCCTAGTTAGGGCCTgccaggcctaaaaagccaaaagatgtatgatgtactccaTATTTGTCAATGTAACACGTGTTTTCtatcctattttcttttcttatttatatttcatgcaTTACTCCTCTTTACATTATGTTAGGGGTTAGATGCTCGACAAAGGGTAactcttaataaaaattaaagaaaacatgcatgtatcagttttaggggttaggcgCTCGACagaggataacttctaatagaacaaaaataaaatatatcataataaaatcatagCTAGACATAGGATGATAATATTATGCCCATGCATTAAAGCACACATCTAGAATCAAAGCTTCacgcattttatctattgaatcttTGCAAAGGCATTGGAAGATTGGtaggtaaaataggcttgtcatcatgACGCATCAAGGGCAAGTAATCGAATAGATATGAGTAGGATAAATTCAcctaattgataaagaaaaatctaaaaatcaTAAATCCTAGGTAAATGAGGCATGCTAGGTCCTAACATTCTCATTCTATTgaattctctaataaattattttgctttctattattttctctaCCATTAGTTGTTATCTATTACTattcttttacttattttatatcactttttatttcttccctaacgaattgaaaattatacaataaaagtACAAAACAAAATTCCTGTGaaattcgacactcggactttcgagttttactacttggacatttggtgcacttgccaaatcATTAACACATGATAACTTGGATCAACTTCTTTTTCCAACTCAAAAGCCTTCCGAGTAAGTAATTGAAGAGCATGTTTCTCATTCAACTCTCTCACcttatatgttattttaatgTTGTGAAGTGCTAACAAATGTTCGTCCCGAGTGGTGATGATGACTCTAGTGCCACTACCAAACCAATCAAGGCTGCCAATAATCGCTTGTAATTGTGTCTGTTCATCAACATCATCTAGAATCAATAGAACCTTCTTTCCCTTGAGCTTACGCTTTATTATGTGAATTCCTTCTCTCCAATTCGTTAACTTAATTTCTCCAACTGTTTTGGAAAGAATGATGCTTTGGAGATCTTCTAACCCATTTATCTCGTTGGAAGTTCCTCTCACATttccaagaaagaaagaagcttCAAAATGGCCACCAATGGAATTATAGACTGCGACAGCAAGTGATCTTTTACCCACTTCATCAAGCCCATGGATCCCCACCATGTGGATGACATCATCACGTCCAACATCCAAAAGCAACTTAACTTCTAGCATCGGTGACTCTAGCCTAACCAGGACATCCGAAACATGTAAATGATCACGATTAACCTTGCTAGACACCCATTCAACTATCTCCTTAATGAACTTGTATTCATATTTGTTCCTGTTCAACAAAGAAATTGTGTGAAGTCAGAGTAAAACCCATCATGTCCATTTGTTGATATGTATGATGTTTTTTCAAGTTAACAAGTATTTTGATCCTAAGTTACAGAATTCGCTCACTTCACCATAAAATCGCAAATTGGTTCGTGAATACAAATTCACATGACTCATTTTTGAACTAGTTCGTTAAAATTTGTAAGCAAATTCGTGAAGAAGAACTAGAAACGATGGGGAAAATTTGCATATTGTAACTCAAACAAAATAAACTACTTTAGAGGTGAGAAGAAAGAATAACAGATACAAAGAGAAGGGACAAAGCTAAGCTCTGCAGCGTGAAGACATAAGATGTGTAAAACAAAgatgaaaccaaaaaaaagtaaaagcaaaactCAAACTGAGATGTCAAAGAtttgaaaaggagaaaatttccttttttttaggataaatattcattttcattcttaaatGTATAGACGCTGACAAATTTATTCCCAAAAATTTGTCAGTGCTCTACATATTTAGTcacgaaaataattatttattcaaaatataatttaatcttcatattttatttttaattgttgcaaACATGACATTACACTAAAcacttaaaaatagaaaaacaaccataagttaaaataaacataataataagcataatattgattagtaaaccaaacatgtttgttgttttgaaatttctatTGAAACAACATTAGATAGTGGAAAAATCAAGTTGagtctcattttttttgtaagaattaacTTAATAGTtatgtatttttgtttgaatctcATATTTTGAGTAAGGTACGGTCATACTAGATTCGTTCTAACCTATGTTtgcttttctaattttttaaagttttttattgtaatgttatactTACAACGATTAAAAAATGGGagaagatgaagattaaattatattaatagaaattttagATCAATCatgcttattaatcaatattatgtttattattgtatttgttctaacttatgtttgttttcctattttttaagtgtttattgaaATGTTATACTTGCAGCGATTAAAAAATAAGAGcaaatgaagattaaattatatttggataaataatcatttttgtccATAGATGTGTAGAGCTGAATTCTCGTGAATGCATAGAGCACTAACAAATTTGTCCCTAAATGTGACATGTAGGCTCTCATTAATGGTAAAGAACGAAAGTTAACATATGTATTAAtttgtctcaattaaaaaatgactatttaactttttattttaacaaataaataattattgaattcATGGTTTCGGAAACTGTAACTGTtggtttcaaaatatatattattgtttaatttagtattaaagactaaaaagagaaaatatatattatggagattcttcataaaaaaaagttatagaatatataaatttgtCCTAATCAGTAAGatcaaataaacaataatattttaaaaataataataatttattatctttccTTAGTCTTATATCTAGgtataaaagataatattattttttaaataaacttaaaatgataataaatctaTCGATTAAAGTGCAACTAATAaattatcttaataaaaaatatatcataaaattcaaataaactatcacaaataaataatattaagtccAATTGTCAGTAATATTAAtacttcaaatattttataagaattaaaaaattttggcagcttattaatttatacattagaacatattataaatttaaatagtgTACCGATTGTATATATACATCCCCAAGGACCAGTTATTGGTAAGGCCGCTACTGCGTACCTAAACCCATGTTTCAAACCGGAGCATATTACAATTTATGTGATTATACTTTTatctctttaaaatttaacattaaagtGTGATTAGACAAgtcaaaattaaagaatttaaaataaagtaagtgAGGAAGGGTACCCATCATCTTGGAAATGATAGCCAGAAATGTTAGAAACTTGGTGCAAAGCCATCTTCCAGGTCTGAAGCTTCTCCGTGTTATTAGAGTTCAACTTCTTTTCATGATTAGCTAGTGCTTCTCCAAAACTACCTCTATGGTGTCGGACATCTGAAGGGTTCACTTTATGAAAAACTGGCAAAACCAACACATCATTCTTCTCCTTAGTAAAGTTAAGGATGTGAGTGAGTTCGTTTAAGCAAAAGGAGGAAGATGCGTAGTTCTCAGAGAGCACGATGATGAAAATCTTGGACTTCTCAATTGCCTCCTCAAGTGCTGTGGTGATCGATTTGGTCCCCTTTCTGGAGCTCGTCGTCATCAATGAAGGTGTGAACTCCCCTTTCCCGGTGAACATTGTAGAGATTGCCAGTGAAACCATAACGAGTATCTTCCCCTCGGAAGCTAAGGAACACATCGTAAGAGAATGATCGCACAGCCATCAGAACTTAGAATAAAGGTTTGTATGACTGTAGATGGAGGAGTGTTGGGTCTCCATAGTAATAAAACAAAGCAAACTTATAGCCTTAAGCTTATAGCGTTTCTGTGAAGCttcatgtctttttttttttttttactatggcCCTACGATCTCTAGGAAACTTGGTTTTCTACGAAGCTTCATATGTCTTTTTCTTTCACTATGGCTCTACGCACATACTTATCTTCATGAAATAAAATCCAATTTGATTAATTCAAATATACATACCTAGCTACGCATACACAagatatattatttcattttcgtTGTTTCTTTCTAAAATAGTCAAttgttaaacttttatttttatttcttcattaaGCTTTTGTGTGATAAATACAAGAACACGAATTCACTGATcttcatattatttttctaaggcaattttttgtcctttttaattttctttgaattttttcttatatattttgttat
The Glycine max cultivar Williams 82 chromosome 16, Glycine_max_v4.0, whole genome shotgun sequence genome window above contains:
- the LOC102662258 gene encoding uncharacterized protein, translated to MTMSFGEALQQMPLYTKFMKEILTKKGKYIDSENIMVGGYCSVVTQRKLPEKFKDPGSVTIPCTIGNDSVGKALIDLGASINLMPFSMCRRIGNLKIDPTKMTLQLADRSITKPYGVVEDVLVKVCHFTFSIDFVIIDIEEDAEILFILGKPFMLTANFVVDMGNDNLKMSIDDQKTLHTPRDGPTTDNPGGLHPASFLARRPAIY